Proteins encoded within one genomic window of Formosa agariphila KMM 3901:
- a CDS encoding cupin domain-containing protein, whose translation MKRFSEKYIVTKDMEWEVLGGGVSRKFLGYDNQIMMVSVKFDKGALGAPHQHFHTQATYVVSGKFEFEIDGVKQIVEAGDGVYIEPNLLHSAVCLEEGQLIDTFSPVREDFLTGEGPSYFADKD comes from the coding sequence ATGAAAAGATTTAGTGAAAAGTACATCGTAACAAAAGATATGGAATGGGAAGTTCTTGGAGGAGGAGTATCAAGAAAATTCTTAGGTTACGATAACCAAATCATGATGGTAAGCGTGAAATTTGATAAAGGCGCATTAGGAGCACCACATCAACATTTCCATACACAAGCTACCTATGTTGTTTCAGGTAAATTTGAATTTGAAATTGATGGAGTTAAGCAAATTGTAGAAGCTGGAGATGGCGTTTATATAGAGCCTAATTTATTGCATAGTGCAGTGTGTTTAGAAGAAGGACAATTAATTGATACATTTAGCCCAGTAAGAGAAGATTTCTTAACAGGTGAAGGTCCATCTTACTTTGCAGATAAAGACTAA
- a CDS encoding toxin-antitoxin system YwqK family antitoxin: MKVHYFILIFASIYLIGCNKTTTDKNTIATQAPLTIKNLEVLKSDLILNPIEGRWYYKDKPYFGYSVTYHTNGTLTEKLGYVNGKREGVARTWSDKGVLRVESFYKHNRLDGEYKTWWDNSESSSQSHYENGVKQGIEKEWYPNGQLAKQRQLVNGKENGLQKAWLKNGTLYVNYEAKNGRIFGMKRANSCYKLENEVIKRDNKI, encoded by the coding sequence ATGAAAGTACATTATTTTATACTGATATTCGCCTCGATTTACCTTATCGGATGTAATAAAACCACAACCGATAAGAATACAATTGCGACTCAAGCTCCATTAACAATCAAAAATCTTGAAGTTTTAAAATCTGATTTGATTTTAAACCCGATTGAAGGCAGATGGTATTATAAAGACAAACCTTATTTTGGATATTCAGTGACATATCATACTAACGGTACCTTAACAGAAAAATTAGGGTATGTAAATGGGAAAAGAGAAGGCGTAGCCAGAACATGGTCAGATAAGGGTGTGCTTCGCGTAGAATCTTTTTATAAACACAATCGTCTCGATGGCGAGTACAAAACTTGGTGGGACAATAGTGAGTCATCATCTCAAAGCCATTACGAAAATGGTGTAAAACAAGGAATTGAAAAAGAATGGTATCCTAATGGGCAACTTGCAAAACAGCGACAACTTGTAAACGGAAAAGAAAACGGTTTACAAAAAGCATGGCTAAAAAACGGCACCTTGTATGTAAATTATGAAGCTAAAAACGGAAGAATTTTTGGTATGAAAAGAGCAAATTCATGTTATAAACTAGAAAATGAAGTTATTAAAAGAGATAATAAAATATAG
- a CDS encoding exonuclease SbcCD subunit D C-terminal domain-containing protein: MKILHTADWHLGHRLHEQSQVEEQTLFLSWVLDYIIENNIDVLLISGDVFDSGSPSNQSLHMYYNFLVKLKSTSCESIIITGGNHDSPGTLNAPKDLLKALSIHVVGKASEAIEDEVFEIEINTEKIIVAAVPYLRDGDIRRATAGESFEDLTDKYKTALIKHYEQAAEQCKRINTTTAPVIAMGHLFAMGGSISDSEQNIYVGTLGHIGASDFPSYFDYVALGHLHRPQIVGDNNKIRYSGSPNVLSFSEINYDKKVIVLTVEDNKIKTIESDTIPDFRPFHRLTGDIASCISQFPRVVTNSYNLTPWVEIILDESHTVNTDDLKKAAENYPFEILKIALKKQQKIKGIEELLKDTTSIKELLPTEVFKLKCKEMDFNLEERPEVMDAFYEILNSVKNQ, from the coding sequence ATGAAGATACTTCATACCGCCGATTGGCATTTAGGACACCGATTACATGAACAATCTCAGGTCGAAGAACAAACTCTTTTTTTAAGTTGGGTACTAGATTACATCATCGAAAATAATATTGATGTCCTACTAATCTCTGGAGATGTCTTTGATAGCGGTTCACCATCCAACCAAAGTCTACATATGTATTATAACTTTTTAGTAAAACTAAAAAGTACAAGCTGTGAATCTATAATAATAACTGGCGGAAATCATGATTCTCCTGGCACATTAAATGCTCCTAAAGACTTATTAAAAGCCCTTTCTATTCATGTCGTCGGAAAAGCTTCTGAAGCTATTGAAGATGAAGTGTTTGAAATTGAAATTAACACTGAAAAAATAATTGTCGCCGCCGTGCCGTATTTAAGAGATGGAGATATACGACGTGCAACAGCAGGTGAATCTTTTGAAGATTTAACCGATAAATATAAAACTGCTTTAATAAAACATTACGAGCAAGCTGCCGAGCAATGTAAACGAATAAATACAACAACTGCTCCAGTAATTGCTATGGGACATTTATTTGCCATGGGCGGGTCTATTTCAGATAGCGAACAAAATATTTATGTGGGTACTTTAGGACATATAGGAGCTTCCGACTTCCCTTCTTACTTTGATTATGTTGCTCTAGGACACTTGCACAGACCACAGATAGTGGGTGATAATAACAAAATTAGATACTCAGGATCGCCAAATGTGTTAAGTTTTAGCGAAATTAATTACGACAAAAAAGTAATTGTATTAACAGTAGAAGACAATAAAATTAAGACCATTGAAAGTGATACTATTCCCGATTTTAGACCTTTTCATCGCTTAACAGGAGATATTGCATCATGCATTTCTCAGTTTCCGAGAGTTGTTACTAACAGTTATAATTTAACGCCTTGGGTAGAAATTATTTTAGACGAATCGCATACAGTTAATACAGACGACTTAAAAAAAGCTGCAGAAAATTATCCGTTTGAAATTTTAAAGATTGCTTTAAAAAAACAGCAGAAAATTAAAGGTATCGAAGAGTTATTAAAAGACACTACATCTATAAAAGAATTATTACCAACAGAAGTTTTCAAACTAAAATGTAAAGAAATGGATTTTAATTTAGAAGAAAGACCAGAAGTCATGGATGCGTTTTATGAAATTCTAAATTCAGTTAAAAATCAGTAA
- a CDS encoding DNA primase family protein, translated as METRKSNIGIDDILNETESILEAVKVDKEYLKQNQVLNILNEMLKYIEPVNFRKYCKMDNEKDKLQKKHFLVACIELLLKTVNDNGFSLCRKSEFIYLYNSEYWENVSDEVFKDFLGDVALEMGVDKFDAKHHLFKDELYKQFIADAGLKEIKPTSGTTLINLDNGTFEITPKKQFLRPFKKSDFLTYQLPFSYDKEATAPQFKRFLDEVLPEPELQNILAEYLGYIFVKNSVLKLEKVLLLFGTGANGKSVLFEVLMALLGTQNVANYSLQSLTAENGNSRAMLVNKLLNYASEINGKLESNIFKLLISGEPVEARLLYKNTQTISDYARFMFNCNELPKEVENTNAFFRRFIILPFRVTIPPNKQDKELSSRIIETELSGVFNWVLNGLTRLLQNKDFSQSNIVQNEVLQYQKESDSVMMFLEDENYQSSVDYDRSLKDVYSEYKTYCLDSGYRLCSNRTFSSRLRKNGFRVERKSYGNAVYIEKQLM; from the coding sequence ATGGAAACAAGAAAATCAAATATTGGTATTGATGACATACTAAACGAAACAGAAAGCATTTTAGAAGCCGTTAAAGTTGACAAAGAGTATCTTAAGCAGAATCAAGTACTAAATATTTTAAACGAAATGCTCAAATACATTGAACCAGTTAATTTTAGGAAATACTGTAAAATGGATAACGAAAAAGACAAGCTACAAAAGAAACATTTTTTAGTTGCTTGTATTGAGTTGCTTCTAAAGACCGTAAACGATAACGGGTTTAGTCTTTGCCGTAAAAGTGAATTTATCTATTTGTATAATTCCGAATACTGGGAAAATGTAAGCGATGAAGTTTTTAAGGATTTTTTAGGCGATGTTGCTCTTGAAATGGGAGTAGATAAATTTGATGCTAAACACCATCTTTTTAAAGATGAGTTGTATAAACAGTTTATTGCAGATGCAGGACTTAAAGAGATTAAGCCAACAAGCGGAACTACTTTAATAAACCTCGACAATGGCACTTTTGAAATAACACCAAAGAAGCAGTTTTTAAGACCATTTAAGAAGTCCGATTTTTTAACTTATCAATTACCTTTTTCCTATGACAAAGAAGCAACAGCACCACAGTTTAAAAGGTTTTTAGATGAGGTTTTACCCGAACCCGAACTACAAAACATACTTGCGGAATATTTAGGCTATATTTTTGTAAAGAACAGCGTATTAAAGCTCGAAAAGGTTTTATTGTTATTTGGTACTGGTGCAAATGGTAAGAGTGTTTTGTTTGAGGTGCTTATGGCTTTATTAGGCACTCAAAATGTTGCAAACTATTCTTTACAGTCCTTAACGGCTGAAAATGGAAATTCAAGAGCTATGTTAGTAAATAAGTTGCTCAACTACGCAAGTGAGATAAACGGCAAATTGGAAAGCAATATTTTTAAACTTCTTATTTCAGGCGAACCAGTAGAAGCAAGATTATTGTATAAGAACACGCAAACCATTTCAGACTATGCAAGATTTATGTTTAATTGTAATGAGTTGCCTAAAGAGGTTGAAAACACAAACGCCTTTTTTCGTAGGTTTATAATTCTACCTTTTAGAGTTACCATACCACCAAACAAACAAGATAAAGAACTTTCAAGCCGTATAATTGAAACGGAATTATCGGGCGTGTTTAACTGGGTTTTAAATGGCTTAACTCGACTACTTCAAAACAAAGACTTTTCGCAAAGTAATATTGTTCAAAATGAAGTATTACAGTATCAAAAAGAAAGCGATAGTGTAATGATGTTTTTAGAAGATGAAAACTACCAAAGTTCAGTTGACTATGATAGATCATTAAAAGATGTTTATTCAGAATATAAAACCTACTGTTTAGATAGCGGTTATCGTTTATGTTCAAACCGTACCTTTTCAAGTCGATTAAGAAAAAATGGTTTTAGGGTTGAACGCAAATCTTATGGTAATGCCGTTTATATTGAAAAACAATTAATGTAG
- a CDS encoding SCO family protein: protein MFIFIIVLNTSCKNEPKKENIKTIETSRVDYLPYYQDESFTPNWITPGSEAEQKFHKIPDFKLVNQLGDTITQSTFEDKIYVTDFFFTICPGICPKLAESMLKIQDEFKDDSEILLLSHSVMPSKDSVSVLHAYAKSHDVINNKWHLVTGDKKEIYDLGRNQYFVENDLGVPKSLDDFLHTENFLLIDKNKHIRGIYNGLNRASVAQLITDIKTLKTE from the coding sequence ATGTTCATCTTTATAATTGTATTAAATACAAGTTGTAAAAATGAACCTAAAAAAGAAAATATTAAAACTATTGAAACTAGTAGAGTAGACTATCTACCCTACTACCAAGATGAGTCTTTTACACCAAATTGGATTACACCTGGATCAGAAGCTGAACAAAAGTTTCATAAGATTCCAGATTTTAAATTAGTTAATCAATTAGGAGACACCATTACTCAAAGCACTTTTGAAGATAAAATATATGTTACCGATTTTTTCTTTACAATCTGTCCTGGAATTTGTCCGAAACTAGCAGAAAGTATGCTTAAAATTCAAGATGAATTTAAAGATGATTCTGAAATTCTTTTATTATCGCATTCTGTAATGCCTTCTAAAGACTCAGTTTCTGTATTACATGCATATGCTAAATCTCACGATGTTATTAATAACAAATGGCATTTAGTAACAGGCGATAAAAAAGAAATATACGATTTGGGTAGAAACCAGTATTTTGTTGAAAATGATTTGGGCGTCCCTAAAAGTTTAGATGATTTTTTACACACCGAAAACTTTTTACTTATTGATAAAAACAAACACATCAGAGGTATTTACAACGGATTAAACAGAGCATCTGTAGCGCAGCTTATTACTGATATTAAAACGTTAAAAACGGAATAA
- a CDS encoding RNA polymerase sigma factor, which yields MCKDLKDKYVELIQQNEGIIYKVINLHIDNTEDKKDLFQEILLQAWKSFPKFEERSSFTTWLYRVSLNTVFTFRKTTNKKVETSVESLPDIKSIELNEKPHELLYLLIKQLDKVDRTIMTLHLDSYKNKEIAEILGINVNHINVKIHRLKNQIIESYKKSTHG from the coding sequence ATGTGTAAAGACTTAAAAGATAAATATGTGGAATTGATCCAGCAGAATGAGGGCATCATTTATAAGGTAATCAATTTGCATATTGACAATACAGAGGATAAAAAAGATTTATTTCAGGAGATTCTCTTACAAGCATGGAAGAGCTTTCCAAAATTTGAGGAACGCTCAAGCTTTACCACTTGGCTCTATCGCGTGTCATTAAATACTGTTTTCACATTCAGAAAGACAACAAACAAGAAGGTTGAGACCAGTGTAGAATCATTACCAGATATAAAATCTATCGAATTAAATGAAAAACCTCATGAACTTTTGTACCTCCTAATTAAACAATTAGATAAAGTAGATCGGACCATTATGACGCTGCATTTAGATAGTTATAAAAATAAAGAAATCGCTGAAATTTTAGGAATAAATGTAAACCATATCAATGTGAAAATTCATCGATTGAAAAACCAAATTATTGAATCTTATAAAAAATCGACTCATGGATAA
- a CDS encoding alpha-ketoglutarate-dependent dioxygenase AlkB family protein, which produces MDLFNTDPESNILPFDGEVNYYGPVITIDKAQYYFDQLLQNIQWENDKAIIFGKLIITKRKVAWYGNQPFNYTYSKTTKSALPWTKELLELKDVIEKKTGETFNSCLLNLYHSGNEGMAWHSDSEKDLKTNGAIGSLSFGAERKFSFKHKATKQTVSVLLEKGSLLVMKGTTQTHWLHRLPPTKKVNRPRINLTFRTIEP; this is translated from the coding sequence ATGGATTTATTTAATACAGACCCAGAATCGAACATCTTACCTTTTGATGGAGAAGTGAATTATTATGGTCCAGTCATTACTATTGATAAGGCTCAATATTACTTCGACCAATTACTACAGAATATTCAATGGGAAAATGATAAAGCTATTATTTTTGGTAAACTTATAATCACAAAACGAAAAGTAGCTTGGTATGGGAATCAGCCATTCAATTATACTTATTCGAAAACTACCAAGTCTGCATTACCTTGGACTAAAGAGCTTTTAGAACTGAAAGACGTAATTGAAAAAAAGACAGGAGAAACGTTTAACTCTTGTTTGCTCAATCTGTACCATAGCGGAAATGAAGGTATGGCTTGGCACAGTGATAGTGAAAAGGATTTAAAAACGAACGGAGCAATTGGTTCTTTAAGTTTTGGGGCAGAACGTAAATTTTCCTTTAAGCATAAAGCAACAAAACAAACCGTTTCCGTGCTGTTAGAAAAAGGCAGTTTGTTGGTCATGAAAGGCACCACTCAAACACATTGGTTACATCGTTTGCCGCCAACCAAAAAAGTAAATAGACCCAGAATAAATTTAACATTTAGAACAATAGAACCTTAA
- the dcm gene encoding DNA (cytosine-5-)-methyltransferase, with product MKIKVIELFAGVGGFRIGLEGYPEKQNSPFKVIWSNQWEPSTKLQHANMVYEAKFGAKNHCGQDISSVETKDIPDHDMLVGGFPCQDYSVATTLKRSDGLIGKKGVLWWQINRIIEDKKDRKPKYLLLENVDRLLKSPASQRGRDFAIMLSSLNAQGYAVEWRVINAAEYGMPQRRRRIFIMAYHNTTETYKRLENTEDKEDWLLTAGLAVKAFPSAKKDDKLTVGTIDDDLTKVSDDFNKGQKTSPFQNAGVMINGTYWSHKYLSSFEGKRSTLNDVLIPEEDVPAEFYIADSDLDKWTYLKGAKSEERVNKAQGFTYKYSEGAMVFPDALDNASRTIITGEGGKSASRFKHVVNQNGKLRRLTPVELERLNMFPDNHTKLDGITDTKRAFFMGNALVVGVIEKLAKVLADEIKN from the coding sequence TTGAAAATTAAAGTAATAGAATTATTTGCGGGTGTCGGAGGATTTCGAATCGGTTTAGAAGGATATCCTGAAAAACAAAATTCACCTTTTAAAGTGATTTGGAGTAATCAATGGGAGCCAAGTACTAAGCTGCAACATGCTAATATGGTGTACGAAGCAAAATTTGGGGCAAAAAATCATTGTGGACAAGACATTTCCTCGGTAGAAACTAAAGATATTCCTGATCACGATATGCTGGTTGGTGGATTCCCATGTCAAGATTATTCTGTCGCAACAACGCTAAAGCGCAGTGATGGTTTAATCGGGAAAAAAGGGGTGCTTTGGTGGCAAATTAATAGAATTATTGAAGATAAAAAAGATAGAAAACCTAAGTATTTATTATTAGAAAATGTAGATCGATTGCTTAAATCTCCTGCCTCGCAACGCGGACGGGATTTTGCGATTATGTTGTCTTCTTTAAATGCTCAAGGTTATGCTGTAGAGTGGCGCGTTATTAATGCTGCAGAATATGGTATGCCGCAACGCCGTAGACGGATTTTTATCATGGCTTATCACAACACTACAGAAACCTATAAACGTCTTGAAAATACAGAAGATAAGGAAGATTGGCTGTTAACAGCAGGTCTTGCTGTAAAAGCATTTCCGAGTGCTAAAAAAGATGATAAACTTACAGTAGGAACGATAGATGATGATTTAACTAAAGTGTCTGACGATTTCAATAAAGGACAAAAAACATCGCCATTTCAAAATGCTGGGGTTATGATTAATGGGACGTATTGGTCTCATAAATATTTATCAAGTTTTGAAGGCAAACGCAGTACTTTAAACGATGTTTTAATACCCGAAGAAGACGTGCCTGCAGAGTTTTATATTGCAGATTCAGATTTAGATAAATGGACGTATCTTAAAGGTGCGAAGAGTGAAGAACGTGTAAATAAAGCGCAAGGGTTTACATATAAATATAGCGAAGGCGCTATGGTGTTTCCCGATGCTTTAGATAATGCGTCGCGAACAATTATTACTGGAGAAGGCGGGAAGTCGGCTTCTCGATTTAAGCATGTTGTAAATCAAAATGGAAAACTTAGAAGACTTACACCTGTAGAGTTAGAACGTCTAAATATGTTTCCTGATAACCATACCAAACTAGATGGTATAACAGATACTAAACGTGCCTTTTTTATGGGCAATGCTTTGGTTGTTGGTGTGATTGAAAAGTTAGCCAAAGTATTGGCTGATGAAATTAAGAATTAA
- a CDS encoding YHYH protein codes for MKKTITTFITVTLMIAFFVACSSDDSNSEDDTTSTDVDTVTELHPAFAAFNTDATTIYLDGSNVVIETTGLPDHETVYWGEGNSLYIEEPDVATTPSIMSSNNNAVTITVDATPDLTGRTVDTQLNTIGIAVSGASIFNDQEGGGDLDQAAASLDWTGAHIGPGVYHYHLEPVAFTDDDDSLAGILLDGVFLYGRKCFSTGTYPTDLDESGGHTSATQYTDSEEEYHYHIINEVYSTTGSYLAFAGPYQGY; via the coding sequence ATGAAAAAAACAATCACAACTTTTATAACCGTAACATTAATGATTGCATTCTTTGTAGCGTGCTCAAGCGATGATTCTAATTCTGAAGATGACACAACAAGTACAGATGTAGATACAGTTACTGAGCTACACCCTGCATTTGCGGCTTTTAATACAGATGCAACCACTATTTATTTAGATGGATCTAATGTGGTTATAGAAACTACAGGTTTACCAGATCACGAAACCGTATATTGGGGAGAAGGCAACTCTTTGTATATAGAAGAGCCTGACGTAGCAACAACACCTTCAATTATGTCTAGCAACAATAATGCAGTAACAATTACAGTAGACGCCACACCAGACTTAACCGGAAGAACCGTAGATACACAATTAAACACTATAGGTATAGCGGTAAGCGGTGCTTCAATCTTTAACGACCAAGAAGGTGGAGGAGATTTAGATCAGGCTGCAGCAAGTCTAGATTGGACAGGAGCGCACATCGGACCAGGCGTATACCATTACCATTTAGAACCCGTAGCGTTTACAGACGATGATGACAGTTTAGCCGGCATCTTATTAGATGGTGTGTTTTTATACGGTAGAAAATGTTTTTCTACAGGGACATATCCTACAGATTTAGATGAATCTGGCGGACATACCTCTGCAACACAATATACTGATAGTGAAGAAGAATACCATTACCATATAATAAACGAAGTATATTCTACAACAGGATCTTATTTAGCATTTGCTGGACCATATCAAGGATATTAA
- a CDS encoding tyrosine-type recombinase/integrase, producing the protein MTEKEFDTIWTNTNDTKLRGTNKEARLKLQAIETRANDEAKQMTVFDFGKFETKLFRRSSDKNNVKYHFDTIIQKNIKNNKIGTSESYKYTLNSLANFSETQKKCKIEKLTFDTITADWLNEYQNFMLAKGKSYTTIAIYTRTLRVVFNVAIEENDISNDIYPFGKNKYKIPRTKKVKKALNSKQLKTLFDADATNDNEQLAKDFWFFSYACNGMNFKDIALLKYSDIQNDRFSYYRAKTFDKTAEKTVITIHLTDFTKDIISKYGNKSKSGFVFNILEIQDSSETQYKKIKNFTRLINDHIKRIAKNNDLPNDISTYWARHSFATNSLRKGASMEFISEALNHSDLNVTKNYFAGFEDDAKKDFANSLLDF; encoded by the coding sequence ATGACCGAAAAGGAATTTGATACAATTTGGACAAATACTAATGATACAAAATTACGAGGTACAAATAAAGAAGCCCGTTTAAAACTTCAAGCCATAGAAACAAGGGCTAACGATGAAGCTAAACAGATGACTGTTTTTGACTTTGGAAAATTTGAAACCAAACTATTTCGTAGATCTTCAGATAAAAATAATGTTAAGTATCATTTTGATACAATCATCCAAAAAAACATTAAAAACAATAAAATAGGAACATCTGAAAGTTATAAATACACTTTAAACTCTTTAGCTAATTTTAGCGAAACTCAAAAGAAATGTAAAATTGAAAAGTTGACATTTGATACTATTACAGCTGATTGGCTTAATGAATATCAAAATTTTATGTTAGCCAAGGGTAAGAGTTATACTACTATTGCTATTTATACAAGAACGTTAAGAGTTGTTTTTAATGTTGCTATTGAAGAAAATGACATAAGTAACGATATTTATCCGTTTGGAAAAAACAAATACAAAATTCCAAGAACCAAAAAAGTAAAAAAGGCATTAAACTCAAAACAATTAAAAACCTTATTTGATGCTGATGCTACAAATGACAATGAACAACTAGCTAAAGATTTTTGGTTTTTTAGTTATGCTTGCAATGGAATGAATTTTAAAGATATTGCTTTATTAAAATATTCAGACATTCAAAATGATAGGTTTTCATATTACAGGGCTAAAACATTTGATAAAACAGCTGAGAAAACTGTAATTACAATTCATTTAACCGATTTTACAAAAGATATTATTTCTAAATACGGTAATAAGTCAAAAAGTGGTTTTGTCTTTAATATTTTAGAAATTCAAGATTCAAGCGAAACCCAATACAAAAAAATTAAAAACTTCACTCGATTAATTAACGACCACATTAAAAGAATAGCCAAAAATAATGATCTACCAAATGATATTTCAACGTACTGGGCAAGACATTCTTTTGCAACCAACTCACTCCGTAAAGGTGCAAGTATGGAGTTTATAAGTGAAGCATTAAACCATAGTGACCTGAACGTTACAAAAAACTATTTTGCAGGTTTTGAAGATGATGCAAAAAAAGACTTCGCAAATTCATTACTAGACTTTTAA
- a CDS encoding helix-turn-helix domain-containing protein, which yields METLKFENLPNAVAELQKVQSEILALLLNKAEQQQPEIETPIQLEDVVPITGLTKPTLYGYVQRNEIPYHKKGNRLYFFKTEIVDWIKTGKQKTLKELEAETDLYLSNKNKGLK from the coding sequence ATGGAAACATTAAAGTTTGAAAATCTACCGAATGCAGTCGCTGAACTTCAAAAAGTACAAAGCGAAATTTTAGCCTTACTACTTAATAAGGCTGAACAGCAACAACCCGAAATCGAAACACCTATACAACTCGAGGATGTTGTACCAATTACGGGATTAACTAAGCCAACTCTTTATGGTTATGTTCAACGTAACGAAATACCTTATCATAAAAAGGGAAACCGTTTATATTTTTTCAAGACCGAAATTGTAGACTGGATTAAAACAGGAAAGCAAAAGACTTTAAAAGAGTTGGAAGCTGAAACAGATCTGTATTTGTCTAACAAAAATAAAGGGTTGAAATAA